The window AAAGTAAGCTATTTGTTCTTGTGCCCTTGAAGGCTGACTTCAAAAGGATATTGAGTCTAGATCTGAATCCTTAAAATAATGAGAATGTTGCCATTGACTTCAGTAAGATACTGATCAAACCTATTGTTagcccacacaccccaaacccttttagaggggagagggagacgtTTACTTATATTCAAGTATGTCTGACACACACAAAAGTGTCGTCCTAGCTCATGGGAACCAGAAAGTAAAACTAGCCTTAAACAAAAGGAGACTGACCTCTTAAGACTCATTGTCAAAACTGAAAGGAAAGAGTAAATACAATTAGGCTTTTGGAATTCATTTATGCTTAATAGTTTAGGATGGGGTATTCACTTGGCAGAAGTCAATCCTGTTTAATTCAGTAGTATTATGATTTGGCCTTCTCGTTTTATATCTGTTAGCACAGGTAAAGAGAGCAACTTCATTTCATCAAGTTTATCTTGCCAactttttcacagagaaatatGCACATGGCATTTCTTGCCATAACAGTGAAATACTGAGCTTCATTGGTGTGTCCTAGTGAGGGGATTTCATTGTGTCAGTTCATGTTACCTGGGCACGTCACATGAAAGAGTAGCATGTGCGTGTACACACTTACAGATGGCAGAATATGTGAACTAGAGTCTCTAGCCAGTTGCTCAGACGCCCAATTTGTGTGATTTTTCTCCCTCCAAATAGAGTAAGGGGTGAGATTTCATACATGGCATCTCTATGCAGCTAAGCATTCACATGGAAGCCCAAATAATATATTGTGTCATCTGTGTGGTGGAGCAAAGGAGAGTTTGCTCATTTTTGACTGCTGCATTAGGTCTGTTGGTTTAAATGACAAAATCTTGAAATTGGCAGTATTGTCTACCTGAATGACATCCAACAGGGTCCCTTAAAAACAGCCTCCATGTTACATCCATCAGCCTGGTTTCAGGCTCCTAATGGAACACAACAGCAAAAATAGTAGAAAGCTCCTGCCTCCAGATGTTTTGCTGTGATTTGATGAGCCACCCTTCCTTGCTTTAGAAAACTGAGCCTTCAGCAAAATAGGTAGTATTGGTGATATATTGAAACTTGCCATTAGATTTATTGTCACAATTGCTCTAAGTATCACTTTAAGCTTCCACAGCTAGACAGTCTGGTCTTTGGGATCCCCAAATGTGTTAATCTTCAATATGCACAAGATGCTTTCTCCACATTTTTAGGAGAATTCGATGCCTCAAGATGAAGCACCATGGTATTCGCAAAAAGTGTATGCAAGATACTGGAAGCATTACAACCAAGCCATGGAGTGGATGCATAGGCACAAAAATGCTTACAGGAAAGCCATGGAGTCCTTCTACAACCAGTCATTTTGTCCTCCTGAAAACCATCCCAGAGTGCGTTACCCTGACTGGGATGGAAAGTTCTGGAGAACTGGACCATATTCTCTCTACACCCAAAGCATCAGACCCAGGTGCACACCCAGGCCTCAGCCTGCCCCtcgtaacagcagaagagaagcagcagagagagatTCTGAAACAGATGAGAACTCTGATGATGAGGAAGCCATCGAATATGACCTTAGCAACATGGAAATCACGGAAGAGCTCCGCCAATATTTTGAACAGACAGAGAAGCACAGGGAAGAGCTGCGTAAGTACATGTCTATGCCATGTTCTCCATAACAGTtaattgggagaggagagctggtcttgtggtagcaagcatgacttgtccccttagctaagcagggtccaccctggttgcatatgaaagggagactagaagtgtgaacactgtaagatattccggtcaggggatggagccactctgggaagagcagaaggttccaagttccctctctggcttcttcaagatagggctgagagagattcctgcctgcaagcttggagaagccactgcctgtctgtgaagacaatactgagcgagatggaccaatggtctgactcagtatatggcagcttcctatgtttctatgtgatATTGTTTATTCTTATTTAGCATGTATGTACCCCACATTCTctaaggagagaagaagagaagaggatgaggaaggagagagagagaagggggaagaagacagacagaagaaaaggaggagaagaaagagggaCTGAAGGAAGTCATGAGGAGTATGTAGAGGGCAAGGGAGataggaagaggggagagggagaaaggaaagaagagagtgcaagaaggtggaggaggaagacagaaagcACAAGTTGGGTGTGAGAAGGCAGCGAGGCACATGCAGCCCACCCATCCTCCAGAGGTGCATTGTAATCAAATCTGTCCCACCACCCAATTGAGCTTGACACCCTGAGTTgtaccatgctggcatccttgcTCTTGAGTTTACATGCAGGGTATGCAGACACTGACACACAGCCTTGATAATATAAGTAATCTAGCAGGCCTGTATTTGACTCAAATGTCAAATAGGCTAGATTTAAACATTGCAAATGGTGTGGTCAAATCCAATGTGGAATGGTGGGCTCGTCTACCAGCTGCCCTGTTTACTTATATAGATCAAACTGCCCACATCCCTCATCATTGGGGTGTGGCTATTATTGttcctatattttaaaaaggaaacaaagaggaCCCCACTAACTATGGACTGATTAGTCTTTTAAATATAATCCGCAAATTATATGCAGAACATTTTTGCTGGAATCTATATGATTGGATACGATTGGAGAATATCTTAGAGGAGGCGCAGGCTGGTTTTAGATCTGGTAGCTTAACCATGGATCATTGTTTATTTTTGCAACATCTTCTAGAAAAATATGCCGGTAGCTCTAAAAAGTCCTCCTTCACCACATTTGTTGATTTCAGGGTGGCCTTTGACCACCCTGTAATATCAAGACATTCTCTTTGAGCAAAGCTAAAAAATTCAACAATTgataaacatttgttgttattAATGTATACACTTTATGCTAAAAGTACCCTTTGAGTCAGATGTAATTTAATGGATCAACTGTCTAACCCCATTTCCACTTAGAAGGGTGTCAGACAGGGTTGTATTCTGGCACCTTTTTTGTTCatgttctctctcccctccctctctcttcatgCCCCTGCGTTAGCAGAGAGACATCAGCTATTCTTTTGTATGAGGATGGTGTGGTTATTTTATCACAGGCTCATATTGGCCTAAGGTGAACTCTTAAGGCTCTTGCACATTATTGTAAGGAAGACCACCTGTTTATAAATTATTCTAAAACAAAAACCATGGTTTTTTCTTCTTGGTCAAAAATTTTTAATTGGTATATTAATAACCAACCTATTGAGCAAGTAAGATGTTTCAAATATTTAGACGTTGTTTTTCAGGTCAATGCAGAAGAAACCTACATAGGCCAAGTAAGCTGCTTTGTCATCTCAAAGAAGTGCTGTGGCTATTTTAAGATGTCATTATGTCCAGGGTGGAAGTTTCCTCCCTTTGACTATCAAATTGATTTGGGCAAAATCTTTAGCACAACTCCTGTAAAGAGTTCTATTGGGCCCTCATGCTAATTTTGAGAGGGTTCAATCTGGATTTTTAAGAGGCCTCTTTCTAATGCTGAGATGTATTGTCAGTGCTGCACTAAGACTCGAAGCAGGTTTGATTAGAGTAGAAGCCAGAAATTGGATGGCCATTATTAATTTCTGGCCTAAGCTTAATTTTACTCCTGTAGAACTGACACCCTTGATATTGGTGGGTAATTTCCAGTCTGCCTGGCAGAGGGATATAGAGGGTAAATTGTTTTTCTGTGGTCTTTTACCTCATTTTTTACTTTCCTTGTGTCATGAACAGTCAAAGGAAATTATTCAGCAGCATATAAGGGACATTGAACAGCAGAATGAAGCTACCTAGCTACTCTAAGACACTGAGGGAATCCTCTATAATTGCACCAGCAAAGATCTTTCATCTTTGACATACTCAAAATATCGCTGTGCATTTTCTAGGGCTCATTTcaatgccctcccttcagcatTACTGGAAGGTAGATTTCAGCATATACCTGTTTCACAGTAACAATGCCCTTGTGGCACTGGTGAGATCGAAGCATGTTCTTCTGCAATGTTGTTTCTATCAAGATTtgagattggattggattttacCATTAGTAATGAATTTCCCAGGACATTTGGATGATTTTTATGTTAAGTTTCTTttagagcaggtctgctcaacttaggccctccagctgtttttggaccacaactcccataatccccagacacagtggccaatagccagggattatgggaagggtaggccaacatctgcaggagggctgaagttgagcagccctgttttagaggaTAGTGATTCCTATGTCACTTATAAAGTAGTTAAATCTTGTTTTTTAGCATTTAGGGCACGTTGTATGCTTGTCTATTCAATATGAGAAATAtatagttggtcactgaccataataaagattgactgacaGACACATAGCTTCTataaaaaattgaaataaaaatgTACTTCTGTGCCTTTGAGTAGGTTCAGGGTAGGTATCTTTTGTGTGTGAGATGCCTAAGTTAAGAGAACACTTTTCAGTAAACTCCATCAAGAGGCAGCAAACAAAACAGCAAAGGGTTTAAAAAACAGACACATTTATATAGCTGTTTAAAGTGttgaaagcacttcacatacattaccACAGGAATTCCCCCAACAACTCTGTAATGACAGCCAATATTACTATCCCCATGTTGTAAATGGGGGCTGAGGTAGAGAacagtgacttgcctaaggccaacTACTGAATTCATGAGTAGAGTTAGATTTCTACCAGCAAGTTCCCGCCGCACTCTTAGCTGCTACAGATCCTAGTTCTCTCCTCACAGTTTAGCCATCCAGCCTGAAAACCAGTTAGGccagccttttaaaaactggCCTGGTGGGATTTCCTGGGGAGAAAATTTGATTTTGCTGTGCTACCATGCTGTTCCTTGTCATCAGTCTGATGACAATGGAACTCAGAACAGTGCTATATTTTTGGACTTGAGTGAATGAGCAGGCTCATATGGAATATCTGCAGTCAGATTACTGTTATGGGATTTGCAGAAGTAGTCCCTGGCGGGGGTTTCCTCCCCATCTCGTTGTGACACCCAGAGGTCTACCCTGCCTGCTTCTTTGACCTGCAGTGCTAATTTTCGAGTTTCACCTCCAAAATGACATTTTGAAACATTACCAAAATCTTACAGCTGATCGTTACATTCTAAATGTATGAAATTAAGTCAGTGTATGGGTTTTATTAATCTGGAACTTACATGGTTAAATTCGGCAGAATCTTGGAACAGCTCAAAACAATTTCCTAGCTGCATTGTTAATGTCCAGAGGAAGCCCTGACGTAGAGTTTCATATGGATCAGTCatttgctttcttttcctttggtTTCATCCAGCATTGTGAATTccaatgctcctttctccctCTAGGTGCTTCTAGTTTACTGTAGTACTTgtctttttccccctccccttttataaTTGTAATTGGACTCTAATTTTTAGAGAACAGCCTTTAGGCAAATCAATAGTATCTTCATCCCGGTGTAATTCTTTATTAAAATGTCTTGGGTTTAGAAgggcttttaatgatttttatttgaTTAGTGCAGTCGATAGCATGAAGAAAATCATTACTCCCATTCGAGTTGTAGACTTAGGCATTCACAAAATATAGTGCCTGTGTTCTAGGATAGCACCATTCCTCACCCAGCAAGAATCCCGACTGCTGAGTGTCTCTTTAGAATAAAAACAGAGAGGGAATAGTATTTTTCCAACTCTGTTGGAAGTAGTAATGCCTGGACAGAGCCCCCTGGGACTTGATGTGGAAGAGATATACTAACTCTGTTTAATTACACAGGGCTATTGATTTTGCTGAGTACAGTACTTAAGGAAAATAAGATTTCAGGACAGAATTTGATTAAGCTGAATGCTATAATTATGTTATCATGTTTCAGTTTTCATCCTCTGCAGAGAATTCTTATAGACATAAACCAAACAGATTCCCACCATATTATACAAAGGCCATTTAATAAAGAACATATAACAGACGGTAATGATGTACAGGAATAATAATTAAATATCCTTTATATTACCATACAAAACTGTACAGAACTAGAAACATATGAGATGGAACAAAGATTCAGCCTAAATGTCACTTGATGGAACTAAATGTACACTTACAGAACTAAATATATTCCGATGAAAGAGTATGGTAGTTCAATCCATTATATAGAAATCCATTTTATCTGTTTCATACAAGTCTGCTATGTGGTGACATAGTGACCTCCGTTTTGCTCTTGATCTTTATCAAGTGGAGAACTGTCTTAGAAAGTTCCATTTGCTACCTTATTAGAAAGTTACAGTAAGCTGGTTGCTTTAGTAAGTCTTTTTGAGGTAACAGAGGTGGTTCCACACACTACTGGAATCTAGAGCATTTGGACCAATCCTACCAGTGCTGTTAAAACAGATTATTGATATCTTTCTAAATCCCTTGAAAACCCTTGTCCGCTGCCATCTCTTTTCATTGTATCGCTGTTCATTGTGTCATTGTATCTTCAACTGCCTGCTTCACCCTCTTCAATCACAGTTATGGTGAAATCACAGAATAGGGAAGCATTCAGACTAATGCAGTATTGGTGCTACAGGGCAGGGGTGGATTTTGTCAATCTCACCTTACCTCTGGAGACCACTGTGCattttttcaggaggcacagcgGGCTTCAGAGGAAAAGCGAGATGGCTCTTTCCGCATAGCACCAGTGCTGCATtaatctgtatgtcagccattgtgtccaGCCACAGTCTTCGAAGCAGTGACATTCCTAATGTGCCTATGTCTTCCCAACCTGATTATTCCAGGCACAACAAAGCACATGGCAGACAAGAAACTAGCTCCATATTATTCCTTATCTATGTATTCTTCCTTATTTCCTGATGTCATGCCTCTATTTTTCCCTCCATTCATTCTTTGACTTGCTTTCCATGAGGTCCCAGGCAACTATACTACCTGGTGATACATGCTCTTGCTTCATCACACTCTGCAATCCTGAGCTTATGCCTAACCTTTTTGAATAGCATATACTGCAAAGGATTGTTCCTAATTGACCACATTCATACTGCTCAGCTTCCATCTGAAGTGCATTTTGCCCAGATCGTGAAACCATATAGGTGTCAAAACCTACATTTTTTTGTAAGTGTAACAAGTGAGTTGATGTTTCGTTTATATATTTTAGAGATTTCTGCCCTGCTCTTCAGGTGCAAGCCTCCCAAAGCACCAACAATATTAACATTGAAGCTATAATGAATGCAATAAGACATTACATTAAAAAGCATCAAAGCAACAGAGAGAAATGGCCAGATTAAAACTGTTTAAGACTCGGCATCTACAAGATCTTCTCCTGTATTGAAAGGACAGGTTTTGTATATTTAACCTGGAGGTTAATGGGAGATTTCTGTAGCATTACTGGAGTTTCTCTAGTGTACAGCATCCTGCAGAATACAAAGTGCATTGTAAAACTAATTGTGCTACATTAAGTGTGTGTTGAAAAAGGACatgttggatgatgatgatgattatccaATTCAGAAAAGGGACATGTGTTAAATATCAGTAATTTTcatcatttttttttcttttataaCCTGTTTTGTAACACTTCATTGCTTTCATATCCTACAGGAGGAATGGGCAATAGGCTGAATGTGTGCCAGTACTTGTTAGATGCAGGAAGCTGAGAAAAGAGCACACAGGGCTAAAGTGCATGCAGCAATCTATCTACCAGAACCACTCATCAGTAATGGGTACACTGAGACGATGCAAGAGGGAATGAATAGTAAatgtatccctgctaactgggcaaaaaggcaactTTAAAAGTGCTGCCTCTCTTACATTTATCAGCAGGATAGCAACTTCAGCCCATGGTAGCATCTCtccaagtgactgttgcttgtgtcttcCCTATGTTTCGTTTTAGACCTTGAACTCTTTTGGACAGGAACCCATCATCTCATTcctttttgttatgtaaaccactttgagagcctttttgttgaaaagtggtatatacatagtCTACATAATTagtatggggggtggggtggatgggaGTTGTGTGCAGTGATCAAGGATCCACAAATTCAAGCTTAAGCAGGCATTCACTAGGCAGGTATTATTTGTGGTCGCCACcaatcccttctcttccctcagatctttttctggcacacagtcaaagggcttaggagagaagcaggacTTCTGTCATTTCCACTGGGCTTTTaactagatactgttttaatagtgttttaatagttttaactttttgattttaattgttgaaatgttttaatcttttattggctgtttttattattttgtaaaccgcccatagaacttgtgttttgggtggtatagaaatgtgtgaaataaataaatatgaagaagTGGGAGCCCTCTTCAAAGCAAGCTTAGAAAGGAtttctgctgtttcttacctgcAGTGGTatagcagtggaaatgagaccccTGGTGAGAGATCTCTGTGGTGCTGGGCATCTTGCTCACCAGGGGGCTGGGGGCACTCGGCATTGgccagctggcaagtggatttgtagatgcctggtgGTGATCTTATCAATGGAAGATGCAAACAAAGCTACAAATCCTTCTCTGAGTATTCTCAGAAATGATGGTTGCAGGTGGTGATTAGGGGGTGGAATAGAGCCATTGCTGTTTCTGCTCAGAAACTTGCTACTCTGAGAGATTCAAGACCTGGGATGGGGTGCAGATCTGCTAGCCCAGTGAAGGTGGATCGTGCTCTTTTAACAGCCATTTGTCAGTTGAAAAGTTACCacagcacatgtgtgtgtgtgtatatgtatgtataaccACTTGGTAAGATAGTTGTCTGTAACTTCCTGCCCTTTGTAGCTTTCCATATTTTGGGGTTAGGTGCAGATGTATGGTATAATTCTCCTCACCATTTAACTGGATGATGTGGTTGATTTGCTTACCAGATGGCTGCATGCTCGCTGTGCATGCAGGCATTGTTTGGGCAAATTCTAAAATGTAGGAATATGGACACCTGGAGTTTACACCACTACCACCAGCCTGCTCCATTTTGGACTGGGCCTCAGACTCTTAGAGTCCAGCCTAGTCCAGAACTGAACCACAATTTCCACTAGTCTCTGCCTTGGCATAGAGCTGCTCATCCCACCCAACTTTGTATAATTTACTGTGGTGGGAGGGAACACATCTGGGAGGTCATGTGGGAACCTTGAGGTCTGGGATATAGTGACACGTGCTCACTACAACATCTGAGTTATTGCAATCAGCATGCACCACAGCATccctattttaaaatttattttatttatatactgcccttacaaaggtggctcaggacagtttacattaaaataaaaaatacttaacaattaaaatcgagaaccaattaaaagcagattaaaattacaattaaaactaggtaACATTAAAACTAATGATTTATCCAGTGGAATTCTGGAGAATCTTCCTTGTcatctcccctttccccatcAAGCTGCACAAAGTAGGAGATATTTTGGCAAGCATCCAGGAGGTAGTAGCAGGGACTGATGCCCTGGCATATGCCAATGATGTCATCGCCCTGCAGCAAGGCCCAGAGGCTTGATCGTCTCCAGATTAAAATCAGAGTTTGTATTAATGTTCTGAATATCCAGTAAGCATTGAAAAATTAATCCATTTATTCTGTAGTCATTCCTAGGCAGACTTCAGCAGAGCCAAGCAGAGATGAGTTACCACTTTGTACATGGTCATCTGTATTTACCCATGCAATACTCTGGAAAATCCAGAATAGCTGAGAGGTGTGATTGAGGCTGGACTGAATAATCCTCTTCTTCATCTCCTTAAGATCTTTCTTAAAGGGAAGAGAAAACAACAGCCACTGGCTTGAAATAtttttcattccttccttcctgctttccgCCTTCACCCCAGGAACCTCTGCAGACTCTGACAATCTGTGGCTTTCTTTCCACTTCAGCTTCATTTCTGGCAGCATGTACTGCTACAGTTCTAACTTTGATAGTGAAGCATTTAAAACTGGCAACTCTTGAGGCTCTGTGCCTGATTTAACACTCCAATAAGGATgggtgctcccccctccccaccgaaACTAAGCCCActctttttcaaaaagctttcttttctttctttgaaatTCTTCTCAAGTGTTCTCCAACTCTTTGTAATTCACATCATGTGCCAGGCTCTTTGATGGCCCCAAACTCACTGCATGAAGAGTGTTTAACTCTGAGCCTTCATAATATGCCAAGTTATTTACATCATTAGGCTCTGGAAAATCATATACCGTAAGTGAAATATGGGTGCAGCCATTAAGAAAAAA of the Hemicordylus capensis ecotype Gifberg chromosome 3, rHemCap1.1.pri, whole genome shotgun sequence genome contains:
- the GEMIN8 gene encoding gem-associated protein 8 isoform X1, with product MFILLWDLAGLSERGISQAVCVHHWYKFPQIMENSMPQDEAPWYSQKVYARYWKHYNQAMEWMHRHKNAYRKAMESFYNQSFCPPENHPRVRYPDWDGKFWRTGPYSLYTQSIRPRCTPRPQPAPRNSRREAAERDSETDENSDDEEAIEYDLSNMEITEELRQYFEQTEKHREELRKQQQLEAEHQEMYVDADHDLHLSTGRSAQPPAEKPGERRMAEMKKLYGVGASKIQAMETTMQLSFDRNCDKKQPKYWPIIPLKL
- the GEMIN8 gene encoding gem-associated protein 8 isoform X2, producing MGWRKAVCVHHWYKFPQIMENSMPQDEAPWYSQKVYARYWKHYNQAMEWMHRHKNAYRKAMESFYNQSFCPPENHPRVRYPDWDGKFWRTGPYSLYTQSIRPRCTPRPQPAPRNSRREAAERDSETDENSDDEEAIEYDLSNMEITEELRQYFEQTEKHREELRKQQQLEAEHQEMYVDADHDLHLSTGRSAQPPAEKPGERRMAEMKKLYGVGASKIQAMETTMQLSFDRNCDKKQPKYWPIIPLKL
- the GEMIN8 gene encoding gem-associated protein 8 isoform X3, encoding MENSMPQDEAPWYSQKVYARYWKHYNQAMEWMHRHKNAYRKAMESFYNQSFCPPENHPRVRYPDWDGKFWRTGPYSLYTQSIRPRCTPRPQPAPRNSRREAAERDSETDENSDDEEAIEYDLSNMEITEELRQYFEQTEKHREELRKQQQLEAEHQEMYVDADHDLHLSTGRSAQPPAEKPGERRMAEMKKLYGVGASKIQAMETTMQLSFDRNCDKKQPKYWPIIPLKL